In Rhizobium sp. ARZ01, a genomic segment contains:
- the pssA gene encoding CDP-diacylglycerol--serine O-phosphatidyltransferase, producing MKTPFHPYEPNGPNDEARGPRLRQIPLRVIIPNLITILAICAGLTGIRLAFENRYELAVGMVLLAAFLDGIDGRVARLLKASSKFGVQMDSLADIVNFGVAPALVLYVFVLDQARSVGWIAALIFAIAAGLRLARFNVMAERETKASWQSEYFVGVPAPAGAMLVLLPVYVGFLGVAPSQPFALISSAYTVVIAFLLVSRVPVWSGKSEGGRIRKDLVLPVMLAIVIYVATLMSFTWETMVVTVAIYLASLPFGARAWYRKYGGWPATDSSVENQFPGESDEL from the coding sequence ATGAAAACGCCGTTTCACCCCTATGAGCCGAACGGGCCGAACGATGAGGCCCGCGGCCCGCGCCTGCGCCAGATCCCGTTGCGGGTGATCATCCCGAACCTGATCACGATTCTTGCCATCTGCGCGGGGCTGACCGGCATTCGCCTCGCCTTCGAAAATCGCTACGAACTCGCCGTCGGCATGGTCCTGCTGGCGGCCTTTCTCGACGGCATCGATGGGCGCGTCGCACGCCTTCTGAAGGCATCCTCGAAATTCGGCGTGCAGATGGATTCGCTCGCCGACATCGTCAACTTCGGTGTGGCTCCCGCACTTGTGCTCTATGTCTTCGTGCTCGACCAGGCGCGCTCGGTCGGCTGGATCGCAGCCCTGATCTTCGCCATCGCCGCAGGCCTGCGCCTCGCCCGCTTCAATGTAATGGCGGAGCGGGAGACCAAGGCGAGTTGGCAGAGCGAGTACTTCGTGGGCGTTCCGGCGCCGGCCGGAGCCATGTTGGTTCTGCTGCCCGTTTATGTTGGCTTTCTCGGCGTCGCGCCGAGCCAGCCATTCGCGCTGATCTCTTCGGCTTACACCGTGGTAATTGCGTTCCTCCTCGTCAGCCGCGTGCCCGTCTGGTCCGGCAAGTCCGAGGGTGGTCGCATCCGCAAGGATCTGGTCCTGCCGGTCATGCTAGCCATCGTCATCTACGTGGCGACGCTGATGAGCTTCACCTGGGAGACCATGGTGGTGACGGTTGCCATCTATCTCGCGTCCCTGCCGTTCGGCGCGCGCGCCTGGTACCGCAAATATGGCGGCTGGCCGGCAACCGATTCATCGGTCGAGAACCAGTTTCCGGGCGAAAGCGACGAACTCTGA
- the radA gene encoding DNA repair protein RadA codes for MAKARTQFVCQSCGTVFSRWQGKCDACGEWNTVVEEDPMGGIGGGPGKTPKKGRVIALTALSGEIEEAPRIETGISELDRVTGGGFVRGSAVLVGGDPGIGKSTVLMQAAAALSRRGQRVIYVSGEEAVAQIRLRAQRLDAAETDVLLAAETNVEDILATLADGKRPDLAIIDSIQTLWSDIVESAPGTVTQVRTGAQAMIRFAKQTGATVVLVGHVTKEGQIAGPRVVEHMVDAVLYFEGDRGHHYRILRTVKNRFGPTDEIGVFEMSDKGLREVANPSELFLGERNEKSPGAAVFAGMEGTRPVLVEVQALVAPTSLGTPRRAVVGWDSARLSMILAVLEAHCGVRLGQHDVYLNVAGGFRISEPAADLAVAAALVSSLAGLALPKDCVYFGEVSLSGAVRPVSHTAQRLKEAEKLGFSQAVLPTGSAELPRGNGGRWAEIDSLPDLVARIAGSKSALMRGDEDN; via the coding sequence ATGGCCAAGGCCCGCACCCAATTCGTCTGCCAGAGTTGCGGCACCGTCTTTTCACGCTGGCAAGGCAAATGCGATGCCTGCGGTGAATGGAACACGGTCGTCGAGGAAGATCCGATGGGCGGGATCGGCGGCGGACCGGGTAAGACGCCGAAGAAGGGCCGCGTCATCGCCTTGACCGCGCTGTCGGGCGAAATCGAAGAAGCGCCCCGCATCGAGACAGGGATCAGCGAGCTCGACCGTGTCACCGGCGGCGGCTTCGTACGGGGCTCGGCCGTTCTTGTCGGCGGCGATCCGGGCATCGGCAAATCCACCGTGCTGATGCAGGCGGCGGCCGCCCTCTCCCGTCGCGGCCAACGTGTCATCTACGTCTCCGGGGAAGAGGCCGTCGCGCAAATCCGGCTGCGTGCCCAGCGGCTGGATGCCGCCGAGACCGATGTGCTGCTTGCGGCGGAAACCAATGTCGAGGACATTCTCGCCACACTCGCCGACGGCAAGCGCCCCGACCTCGCGATCATCGACTCGATCCAGACGCTGTGGAGCGACATCGTCGAATCAGCGCCGGGAACCGTCACCCAGGTGCGTACCGGCGCACAGGCGATGATCCGTTTTGCCAAGCAGACGGGCGCTACCGTCGTCCTCGTCGGCCATGTGACGAAGGAAGGCCAGATTGCCGGCCCGCGCGTCGTCGAACACATGGTCGACGCCGTGCTCTATTTCGAGGGTGATCGCGGCCACCACTATCGCATCCTGCGCACGGTCAAGAACCGCTTCGGGCCGACCGACGAGATCGGCGTGTTCGAGATGTCGGACAAGGGGCTTCGCGAGGTCGCGAACCCATCCGAACTGTTCCTCGGCGAGCGCAACGAGAAATCGCCGGGTGCTGCCGTCTTTGCCGGCATGGAGGGTACGCGGCCGGTGCTGGTCGAAGTGCAGGCGTTGGTCGCGCCGACCTCACTCGGCACACCGCGGCGCGCCGTTGTCGGCTGGGACTCGGCCAGGCTTTCGATGATTCTTGCCGTGCTCGAGGCCCATTGTGGCGTTCGGCTCGGGCAGCATGACGTCTATCTCAACGTTGCCGGCGGCTTTCGCATTTCCGAGCCCGCAGCAGATCTCGCCGTCGCCGCCGCCCTCGTTTCGTCGCTGGCCGGTCTTGCCCTGCCGAAGGATTGCGTCTATTTCGGCGAAGTGAGCCTTTCGGGCGCCGTCCGGCCGGTATCGCACACGGCACAGCGCCTGAAGGAGGCTGAAAAGCTGGGTTTCTCGCAGGCCGTTCTGCCCACCGGATCAGCCGAACTGCCGCGGGGCAATGGCGGACGATGGGCGGAGATCGACAGCCTGCCGGATCTGGTGGCGCGTATTGCAGGCTCGAAGAGCGCGCTCATGCGCGGCGACGAAGACAACTGA
- the alr gene encoding alanine racemase, protein MTKSSFFSESPFSSTAPIGEEHARLTVDLRALADNWRFMAKKSGAARTAAVLKADAYGTGLEPAARTFYDAGARDFFVASPAEGVALRPLVPDGRIFVLSGMWPGSERLFFEYDLVPVLASQNQLAVFMAAISERGDHPCALQVDTGMNRLGLSVNDAIALAHDPARPASFSPVLILSHLACGDEPMHPMNRMQLDRFRAATKAFDGVEASLANSAGIFLGEEFHFDLTRPGISLYGGAAVNDEPNPMKPVVKAEARILQVRDAKIGESVSYGAAATLTRDSRIAVVAIGYADGYLRSLSGAGVPLRQTGISGASGYLHGRAVPLIGRVTMDLTHFDVTDLPPGSVRAGDFIELFGPNMPIEKVAKAGGTIDYVLLTSLGPRYRRDYIDANR, encoded by the coding sequence ATGACGAAGAGCAGTTTTTTCTCAGAGAGCCCCTTCTCATCCACTGCCCCCATCGGCGAAGAGCATGCGCGGTTGACGGTCGATCTTCGAGCGCTCGCCGACAACTGGCGCTTCATGGCGAAGAAATCGGGAGCCGCGCGCACAGCGGCCGTTCTCAAGGCCGACGCCTATGGCACCGGGCTGGAGCCGGCGGCGCGAACATTCTACGACGCCGGCGCGCGCGACTTCTTCGTCGCAAGCCCAGCAGAGGGTGTAGCGCTGCGGCCACTCGTGCCGGACGGGCGCATCTTCGTCCTTTCGGGAATGTGGCCGGGCTCGGAGAGGCTGTTCTTCGAATACGATCTGGTACCGGTGCTCGCCTCGCAAAACCAACTCGCCGTCTTCATGGCGGCAATTTCGGAGCGCGGCGATCATCCGTGCGCGCTGCAGGTCGATACCGGCATGAACCGGCTCGGCCTGTCGGTGAACGATGCGATCGCGCTCGCCCATGACCCGGCCCGGCCGGCAAGCTTTTCGCCCGTGCTGATCCTGAGCCACCTCGCCTGCGGCGACGAGCCGATGCACCCGATGAACCGCATGCAGCTCGACCGTTTCCGGGCTGCGACCAAGGCGTTCGATGGCGTCGAGGCGAGCCTAGCCAATTCCGCGGGCATCTTCCTCGGCGAAGAATTCCACTTCGACCTGACGCGCCCCGGCATTTCGCTTTACGGCGGCGCTGCTGTCAACGACGAGCCGAACCCGATGAAGCCGGTCGTCAAGGCCGAGGCGCGCATCCTTCAGGTTCGTGATGCGAAGATCGGTGAAAGCGTCAGCTACGGTGCCGCGGCCACGCTGACCCGCGACAGCCGGATTGCTGTCGTCGCGATCGGTTATGCCGACGGTTACCTGCGCAGCCTTTCCGGTGCCGGCGTGCCGCTGCGTCAGACCGGCATTTCCGGCGCCAGCGGCTACCTGCATGGGCGCGCCGTGCCGCTGATCGGCCGCGTTACCATGGACCTGACCCATTTCGACGTGACCGACCTGCCGCCAGGTTCGGTCCGTGCCGGCGACTTCATCGAACTGTTCGGTCCCAACATGCCGATCGAGAAGGTGGCGAAGGCGGGCGGCACGATCGACTATGTGCTCCTGACGAGCCTCGGCCCAAGGTATCGCCGCGATTATATCGACGCGAACAGGTAG
- a CDS encoding CvpA family protein, whose amino-acid sequence MPITLLDGIVIGVALFSAVLAMVRGFSREVLSVASWVGAAAAAYFLYPVLLPYAKDYTASDTVAIIGSAAAVFLVALIVISFITMRIADFIIDSRIGALDRTLGFLFGAARGILLVVVAMLFFNWLVAPQQQPSWVGSAKSKPLLDNLGTKLIALLPEDADTQIRDRLLGKRAPAEGTETPAEGTDGAAGQAPASGEEPAEEAPATSG is encoded by the coding sequence ATGCCCATCACACTTCTCGACGGTATCGTCATCGGCGTCGCGCTCTTTTCGGCCGTGCTTGCGATGGTCCGCGGTTTCTCGCGCGAAGTTCTGTCGGTCGCAAGCTGGGTGGGCGCCGCTGCGGCGGCCTACTTCCTCTACCCGGTTTTGCTGCCCTACGCGAAGGACTACACGGCCAGTGATACGGTTGCGATCATCGGCTCGGCCGCCGCCGTCTTCCTCGTGGCGCTGATCGTGATCTCGTTCATCACCATGCGGATCGCCGACTTCATCATCGACAGCCGCATCGGCGCGCTCGACCGCACGCTCGGCTTCCTGTTCGGCGCCGCCCGCGGCATCCTGCTCGTCGTCGTCGCGATGCTGTTCTTCAACTGGCTGGTGGCGCCGCAGCAGCAACCTTCATGGGTCGGCAGCGCGAAGTCGAAGCCGCTGCTCGACAATCTCGGCACGAAGCTGATCGCACTCTTGCCGGAAGACGCCGACACGCAGATCCGCGACCGCCTTCTTGGCAAGCGCGCACCGGCCGAGGGCACCGAAACGCCTGCCGAAGGCACCGACGGCGCGGCGGGCCAGGCCCCCGCCTCGGGCGAGGAGCCGGCAGAGGAGGCCCCGGCAACGAGCGGATGA
- a CDS encoding extensin family protein produces the protein MALTRVESIAGLPLFYDRFNGTSYGQHAVAMRPFIDNNFLDQCTACFAEMQQVLAKHGFEITQIWSGGVGREGAGVSYHHRNRAFDLDALIFKDGSRWLADTFPARPFIYLAIEAVLRLHFGTVLNHDYNQAHRDHLHFDNGTAPRFKRDARSHTLFVQHALVKLFNQSVGADGVFGPETEQALNRVRRTLGIGSFSDKSNWFAFLQEVAGTALDYERSIVVAPDLVA, from the coding sequence ATGGCACTGACACGAGTTGAAAGCATTGCAGGGCTGCCTCTCTTTTACGACCGTTTCAACGGCACATCCTACGGACAGCATGCCGTGGCCATGCGGCCGTTCATCGACAACAACTTCCTGGACCAGTGCACCGCATGCTTCGCCGAGATGCAACAGGTGCTCGCCAAGCATGGGTTTGAGATCACGCAGATATGGAGCGGTGGCGTCGGCAGGGAAGGCGCCGGCGTCTCCTATCACCACAGAAACAGAGCCTTCGATCTGGATGCGTTGATCTTCAAGGACGGCAGCCGGTGGCTCGCCGACACGTTTCCCGCCCGCCCCTTCATCTATCTGGCAATCGAGGCGGTGCTGCGATTGCATTTCGGAACTGTTCTCAACCACGACTATAACCAGGCTCACAGGGACCATCTTCATTTTGACAATGGTACCGCCCCAAGGTTCAAGCGGGATGCGCGGAGCCACACACTGTTCGTTCAGCATGCGCTTGTTAAACTATTCAACCAGAGTGTGGGGGCCGACGGCGTCTTTGGACCGGAGACCGAGCAGGCCTTGAATCGAGTCCGGCGGACCTTAGGCATCGGCAGCTTCAGCGACAAATCGAACTGGTTTGCCTTCCTACAGGAGGTGGCAGGAACGGCGCTCGACTACGAGCGGAGCATTGTGGTTGCCCCAGACCTTGTCGCCTGA
- a CDS encoding SDR family NAD(P)-dependent oxidoreductase encodes MDIDLKGRIALVTGASRGIGYFTALELAKRGAHVIACARTVGGLEELDDAIGAVGGTATLVPFDLADMAAIDKLGGSIFERWGKLDILVANAGVLGTISPIGHVEAKVFEKVMNINVNATWRMIRSVEPLLLKSDAGRALILSSAAAHKCKPFWGPYSASKAAVEALARTWAGETQRTALRILSIDPGPTRTAMRALAVPGEDPATVPHPSDVAEALMPLLGPDMTETGKLFIVREKKIVDYNMPS; translated from the coding sequence ATGGACATCGATCTGAAGGGCAGGATCGCATTGGTCACCGGCGCATCGCGCGGGATCGGCTATTTCACGGCACTCGAACTCGCCAAGCGCGGCGCGCATGTGATTGCCTGCGCGCGGACCGTCGGCGGTCTCGAAGAGCTTGATGACGCGATCGGGGCCGTGGGCGGCACGGCCACACTCGTGCCCTTTGACCTTGCCGACATGGCCGCGATCGACAAGCTCGGCGGCTCGATCTTCGAGCGCTGGGGCAAGCTGGACATCCTCGTCGCCAATGCCGGCGTGCTCGGGACGATCTCGCCGATTGGCCATGTCGAGGCGAAGGTGTTCGAAAAAGTGATGAACATCAACGTCAACGCCACCTGGCGGATGATCCGCTCCGTCGAGCCGCTACTTTTGAAATCCGACGCTGGCCGCGCGCTGATCCTCTCGTCAGCGGCTGCGCACAAGTGCAAGCCCTTCTGGGGCCCCTACTCCGCCTCCAAGGCCGCTGTCGAGGCGCTGGCCCGCACCTGGGCGGGCGAGACGCAGCGCACGGCGCTTCGCATTCTCTCAATCGATCCCGGCCCGACCCGCACTGCGATGCGCGCTCTGGCCGTCCCCGGCGAGGATCCTGCGACGGTGCCGCATCCTTCGGACGTCGCCGAAGCCCTGATGCCGCTCCTCGGACCCGACATGACGGAGACCGGCAAGCTCTTCATCGTTCGCGAAAAGAAGATCGTCGACTACAACATGCCGAGTTGA
- a CDS encoding cyclopropane-fatty-acyl-phospholipid synthase family protein yields MKIILTSVISRLVRRGNLKFTYPDGETRSFGDATGKPVHVRLNSKRAQWGLVLDPAFYLGHYYGTGDIDLVEGDMFALLATIFTGNPDFKYYDSDWNHFLERSRYFLRWLREKNGIRRSRDNVQHHYDLTGALYDLFLDEDKQYSCAYFETPDQSLDEAQLAKKRHIAAKLTMDRPGLSVLDIGSGWGGMALYLARNLGAQVTGVTLSDEQFAISRQRAKDAGLDDEVRFLLEDYRNASDTYDRIVSVGMFEHVGRPNYLTFFRKAASLLKRDGVMLLHTIGRTDAPTSNNPFIEKYIFPGGYIPALSEVMRAVEKSGFGVTDIEILRLHYAETLRHWRQRFMARRDEAKALYDERFCRIWEFYLASSESAFRWQNLVVFQLQLAHEQQAVPLTRDYVDHGEGCLKAREGDGKGRAAGARKFPQEASF; encoded by the coding sequence ATGAAAATCATTCTTACCTCGGTGATTTCCCGTCTGGTTCGACGTGGCAATCTGAAATTCACCTACCCGGACGGCGAGACGCGCAGTTTTGGCGACGCCACTGGGAAGCCAGTCCATGTCCGCCTGAACAGCAAGCGCGCCCAATGGGGCCTTGTTCTGGATCCCGCCTTCTATCTCGGCCACTACTATGGCACCGGCGACATCGATCTGGTCGAGGGCGACATGTTCGCCCTTCTTGCGACGATCTTCACCGGCAATCCCGACTTCAAATATTACGACAGCGACTGGAATCACTTCCTCGAACGAAGCCGTTATTTCCTGCGCTGGCTGCGGGAGAAGAATGGGATCCGGCGCTCGCGCGACAATGTCCAGCATCACTATGACCTGACCGGCGCCCTCTATGATCTCTTCCTCGATGAAGACAAGCAGTATTCCTGCGCCTATTTCGAGACGCCGGATCAGAGCCTCGACGAGGCGCAACTCGCCAAGAAGCGCCACATCGCAGCGAAACTCACCATGGACCGGCCGGGGCTGTCAGTGCTGGATATCGGCAGCGGATGGGGCGGCATGGCGCTCTATCTCGCCCGAAATCTCGGTGCACAGGTGACTGGGGTGACGCTTTCCGACGAGCAGTTCGCGATCTCGCGTCAGCGCGCCAAGGATGCAGGCTTGGATGACGAAGTGCGTTTCCTGCTGGAGGACTATCGCAATGCGTCGGACACCTATGACCGGATCGTCTCGGTCGGGATGTTCGAGCATGTCGGGCGGCCGAACTACCTCACCTTCTTCCGCAAGGCCGCGTCACTGCTGAAACGAGACGGCGTGATGCTGCTGCACACGATCGGGAGAACCGATGCACCGACGAGCAACAACCCGTTCATCGAAAAATACATCTTCCCCGGCGGCTACATCCCTGCCCTATCCGAAGTGATGCGGGCGGTGGAAAAGTCGGGGTTCGGCGTCACCGACATCGAAATCCTGCGGCTGCACTACGCCGAAACGCTTCGGCACTGGCGCCAGCGCTTCATGGCGCGGCGGGACGAAGCCAAGGCGCTCTACGACGAGCGCTTCTGCCGGATCTGGGAATTTTATCTGGCCAGTTCCGAGAGCGCGTTTCGCTGGCAAAATCTCGTCGTTTTCCAATTGCAGCTCGCACACGAGCAGCAGGCAGTACCACTGACCCGCGACTATGTGGATCACGGTGAGGGTTGCCTGAAGGCTCGCGAAGGTGACGGCAAGGGCCGCGCCGCCGGTGCGCGAAAATTTCCACAGGAAGCGTCGTTTTAG
- a CDS encoding replicative DNA helicase, which produces MNDAVRKLANPGRNDIGVHHREAPNNIEAEQALLGAILVNNDAYYRVSDFLKPIHFQEPLHRKIFELAGDTIRMGKIATTITLKTHLPADGRVGDLTIPQYLARLAAEAVTIINAEDYGRAIYDLALRRSLITIGEDMVNIAYDAPLDMPPQNQIEDAERRLFELAETGRYDGGFQSFNDAVALAIDMAGQAFERDGSLSGISTGIHSLDARMGGLQRSDLIVLAGRPGMGKTSLATNIAYNIAAAYEQEVQADGSYKAKNGGVVGFYSLEMSSEQLATRIISEQTEVSSSKIRRGDISEHDFEKLVACSQMMQKVPLFIDQTGGISIAQLSARARRLKRQRGLDCLVVDYIQLMTGSGKSSDNRVQEITQITTGLKALGKELNVPIIALSQLSRQVESREDKRPQLSDLRESGSIEQDADVVLFVFREEYYVKNLEPRDEFDPKYDEWKMLFEKVKGTADVIIAKQRHGPTGTVKLAFQSEFTRFTDLADPSFSQYEEH; this is translated from the coding sequence ATGAACGACGCCGTGCGAAAACTTGCCAATCCGGGCCGCAACGACATTGGCGTGCATCACCGTGAGGCGCCGAACAACATCGAGGCCGAGCAGGCGCTGCTGGGCGCGATCCTGGTCAACAACGACGCCTACTATCGCGTCTCGGATTTCCTCAAGCCGATCCACTTCCAGGAGCCGCTGCACCGCAAGATCTTCGAACTCGCCGGCGACACGATCCGGATGGGCAAGATCGCAACGACGATCACCTTGAAGACGCATCTGCCGGCGGACGGCCGCGTCGGCGACCTGACCATCCCGCAATACCTCGCCCGCCTTGCCGCCGAGGCCGTGACGATCATCAACGCCGAGGACTACGGCCGGGCGATCTACGATCTGGCGCTGCGCCGCTCGCTGATCACGATCGGCGAGGACATGGTCAACATCGCCTATGACGCGCCGCTCGACATGCCGCCGCAAAACCAGATCGAAGACGCCGAACGGCGCCTCTTCGAGCTGGCTGAGACCGGCCGCTACGACGGTGGCTTCCAGTCGTTCAACGACGCGGTGGCACTGGCGATCGACATGGCGGGGCAGGCCTTCGAGCGCGACGGCTCGCTCTCTGGCATTTCAACCGGCATCCACTCGCTCGACGCCCGCATGGGCGGCCTGCAGCGCTCGGACTTGATCGTGCTTGCCGGACGTCCCGGTATGGGCAAGACCTCGCTTGCCACCAACATCGCCTACAACATTGCCGCCGCGTACGAACAGGAAGTTCAAGCCGACGGTTCGTACAAGGCGAAGAACGGCGGCGTCGTCGGCTTCTACTCGCTCGAAATGTCCTCCGAACAGCTCGCCACACGTATCATCTCCGAGCAGACGGAAGTCTCCTCGTCAAAAATCCGCCGCGGCGATATCTCGGAGCACGATTTCGAAAAACTCGTCGCCTGCTCGCAAATGATGCAGAAGGTGCCGCTCTTCATCGACCAGACCGGTGGTATCTCGATCGCCCAGCTCTCTGCCCGCGCGCGCCGCTTGAAGCGCCAGCGCGGTCTTGATTGCCTGGTGGTCGACTATATCCAGCTCATGACCGGTTCGGGCAAGTCGAGCGACAACCGCGTGCAGGAAATCACCCAGATCACCACCGGCCTGAAGGCGCTCGGCAAGGAACTGAACGTGCCGATCATCGCGCTCTCCCAGCTCTCCCGTCAGGTGGAAAGCCGAGAGGACAAGCGCCCGCAGCTCTCCGACCTTCGTGAATCGGGCTCGATCGAGCAGGACGCCGACGTGGTGCTGTTCGTGTTCCGCGAGGAATACTACGTCAAGAACCTCGAGCCGCGTGACGAGTTCGACCCGAAGTATGACGAGTGGAAGATGCTGTTCGAAAAGGTGAAGGGCACCGCCGACGTGATCATCGCCAAGCAGCGTCACGGCCCGACCGGCACGGTGAAGCTCGCGTTCCAGTCGGAGTTCACCCGCTTCACCGACCTCGCCGACCCGTCCTTCTCGCAGTACGAGGAACACTGA
- the purF gene encoding amidophosphoribosyltransferase, whose protein sequence is MTDLSVSAHRSDIDLEGDTLHEECGVFGILGHPDAATLTALGLHALQHRGQEAAGIVTVDGKQFHTEKHMGLVGDHYTNPATLAKLPGNMAIGHTRYSTTGEVALRNVQPLFAELEVGGIAVAHNGNFTNGLTLRRQLIAGGAICQSTSDTEVVLHLIARSRYTNTTDRFIDAIRQMEGGYSMLGITRTKLIAARDPTGIRPLVMGELDGKPIFCSETCALDIIGAKYVRDVENGEIIICEIQPDGSISIEARKSGNPTPERLCLFEYVYFARPDSVVGGRSVYVARKNMGMNLAKEHPVEGDVVVPVPDGGTPAALGYAQESGIPFEYGIIRNHYVGRTFIEPTQQIRAFGVKLKHSANRAMIAGKRVILVDDSIVRGTTSLKIVQMIRDAGAKEVHIRVASPMIFFPDFYGIDTPDKDKLLANQYADVKAMAKYIGADSLEFLSIDGLYRAVGGEDRNPARPQFTDHYFTGDYPTRLLDKDGETMGRKVSVLASNG, encoded by the coding sequence ATGACCGATCTTTCCGTTTCCGCCCACCGTTCCGACATCGATCTGGAGGGCGATACGCTTCACGAGGAATGCGGTGTTTTCGGCATCCTCGGCCATCCGGATGCGGCGACACTAACGGCGCTCGGGCTGCACGCACTCCAGCATCGCGGCCAGGAAGCGGCCGGTATCGTCACCGTTGACGGCAAGCAGTTCCATACTGAAAAACATATGGGCCTGGTCGGCGACCACTATACGAACCCGGCGACGCTGGCGAAGCTCCCCGGCAACATGGCGATCGGCCACACCCGCTACTCCACCACCGGTGAAGTCGCGCTGCGCAATGTACAGCCGCTGTTTGCCGAACTGGAAGTCGGCGGCATCGCAGTTGCGCATAATGGTAACTTCACCAACGGCCTGACGCTTCGCCGTCAGTTGATCGCAGGCGGCGCCATCTGTCAGTCGACCTCGGACACGGAAGTCGTGCTGCACCTGATCGCCCGCTCGCGCTACACCAACACGACCGACCGTTTCATCGACGCCATCCGCCAGATGGAAGGCGGCTATTCGATGCTCGGCATTACCCGCACGAAGCTGATCGCCGCGCGCGATCCCACCGGCATCCGCCCGCTCGTCATGGGCGAACTCGACGGCAAGCCGATCTTCTGCTCGGAAACCTGTGCGCTTGACATCATCGGCGCGAAATATGTCCGCGACGTCGAAAACGGTGAGATCATCATCTGCGAGATCCAGCCGGACGGTTCGATCAGCATCGAGGCCAGAAAATCGGGCAACCCGACGCCGGAGCGCCTCTGTCTGTTCGAATACGTCTATTTCGCACGGCCTGACTCGGTCGTCGGCGGCCGCAGCGTCTATGTTGCACGCAAGAACATGGGCATGAACCTTGCCAAGGAGCATCCGGTCGAGGGCGACGTCGTCGTGCCGGTGCCCGACGGCGGGACGCCGGCAGCACTCGGCTATGCACAGGAAAGCGGCATCCCGTTTGAGTACGGCATCATCCGCAACCACTATGTCGGCCGTACCTTCATCGAACCGACACAGCAGATCCGCGCCTTCGGCGTGAAGCTGAAGCACTCTGCCAACCGCGCGATGATCGCCGGCAAGCGGGTGATCCTGGTCGACGACTCTATCGTCCGCGGCACGACCTCGCTGAAGATAGTGCAGATGATCCGCGATGCGGGCGCCAAGGAGGTACATATCCGCGTCGCCAGCCCGATGATCTTCTTCCCGGACTTCTACGGCATCGACACGCCGGACAAGGACAAGTTGCTGGCAAACCAGTATGCCGACGTCAAGGCGATGGCGAAGTATATCGGCGCGGACTCGCTGGAGTTCCTGTCGATCGACGGGCTTTACCGCGCCGTCGGTGGCGAGGATCGCAACCCCGCTCGTCCGCAGTTCACCGACCACTATTTCACCGGCGACTACCCGACGCGCCTGCTGGACAAGGACGGTGAGACGATGGGTCGCAAAGTCTCGGTGCTCGCCAGCAACGGCTGA
- a CDS encoding phosphatidylserine decarboxylase encodes MSLVDTVRNTLVPVHRDGWKFVAIFFVVSLVLGLLWDPLMWIGFILTAWCAYFFRDPERVTPQDPDLVISPADGRVSSIAMVTPPLELELGSEPMLRISVFMNVFNCHVNRAPMRGSVRRVAYRAGQFLNAELDKASQENERNGLVIDTAHGEIGVVQIAGLVARRIVCWRSTFDHLEAGERFGLIRFGSRLDVFLPAGAEARVSVGQTAIAGETVLAEFGSPKGPTLGRRG; translated from the coding sequence ATGAGTTTGGTCGATACGGTGCGCAACACCCTGGTTCCCGTCCATCGCGACGGATGGAAGTTCGTTGCCATCTTCTTCGTGGTGTCGCTGGTGCTCGGGCTCCTGTGGGATCCGTTGATGTGGATCGGCTTCATTCTCACAGCCTGGTGCGCCTACTTCTTCCGCGACCCGGAGCGTGTGACGCCGCAGGATCCGGACCTTGTGATCAGCCCGGCCGACGGCCGCGTCTCGTCGATCGCGATGGTCACTCCGCCGCTCGAACTCGAGCTGGGGTCGGAGCCGATGCTGCGGATTTCCGTCTTCATGAATGTCTTCAATTGCCATGTGAACCGCGCGCCGATGCGTGGCAGCGTGCGTCGCGTCGCCTATCGCGCCGGCCAGTTTCTCAATGCCGAGCTGGACAAGGCGAGCCAGGAGAACGAGCGCAACGGCCTCGTCATCGATACCGCCCACGGCGAGATCGGCGTCGTGCAGATCGCAGGGCTTGTCGCCCGCCGCATCGTCTGCTGGAGGTCGACATTCGATCATCTCGAGGCTGGCGAGCGTTTCGGTCTGATTCGTTTCGGCTCGCGCCTCGACGTCTTCCTGCCAGCCGGTGCCGAAGCGCGGGTTTCCGTTGGCCAGACGGCCATCGCCGGCGAAACAGTGCTTGCGGAATTCGGCTCCCCGAAGGGACCGACATTGGGACGCCGGGGTTGA